CTGCATTGCCCGCAGCGCTTTCGCTGGGAGCTGTGGTGACCAACGGCTGGTTGCTGGCGGCACTTGCGCTGTATGGAGTTACTACCCTGGCATGGATCTGGGTGCTCAGACATGCACCCCTGCATTTGGCTTATCCATTCATGGGCCTCGCATTTCTGATCGTGCCGACGCTGGCGTGGTTGCTCCTCGGGGAGCCGCTGCACTGGCGCACCCTGGCGGGCGGCGCCTTGATCATGGCTGGCGTTGCGCTGGCCTCCACCAGTTGAGGGCACTTCCATGCGCATTGCCGTTGCCATACCCTGCTACAAGGTCACCCAGCACGTACTGGGCGTGATTGAGGCCATCGGTCCCGAAGTGCACGCTATTTATGCAGTCGATGATGCCTGCCCCGTCGGCAGTGGTCGTTTCATAGAAGAAAACAACTGCGATCCACGCGTGCGCGTGCTTTACAACCCGGAAAATCGCGGTGTCGGCGGCGCCATCGTCACGGCTTACAAAGCAGCCCTGGCCGATGGCATGGATATCGTGGTCAAGATCGACGGCGACGGACAGATGGACCCAACGCTGCTACCCCTGTTCGTGCGCCCGCTGCTGCGCGGGCAGGCCGACTACACCAAGGGCAATCGCTTCTATCGGCCCGAATCGGTGCAGGGCATGCCGCCGGTGCGGCTGTTCGGCAATGCCGTGCTGTCGTTTTTGACCAAACTCAGCTGCGGCTACTGGAACGTGATGGATCCGACCAACGGCTATACAGCCGTGCGCACCTGCGTGCTGGCAGAGCTGCCTTTGGACAAGCTCGAGCGCCGCTACTTCTTCGAGACCGACATGCTGTTTCGTCTGAATACGGTACGCGCCGTGGTGCAGGATGTGCCCATGGATGCGATTTATGCGGACGAGGAATCGAACCTGAATGTGAGTCGCGTGCTACCCGAATTCCTGCGCAAACATCTGTCTCGGCTGGGACGGCGCTATGTCTACAACTACCTTGTGCGCGACTTCAACGTAGGCACGCTGTACAGCCTTTTCGCAGCCCTTTTGCTAATGGCAGGAGCTGTTTTTGGTGGCTGGCATTGGATCGTCAGCAACAGCACCAACCATCCCGCCACCAGCGGCACGGTCATGCTGGCAGCCCTACCTATCCTGATTGGCATCCAGTGCCTAATTGCATTCCTGCACTACGACGTCAGCAATGTGCCCAGCGAGCCCGTCAGCCTGTCGCTACAGGACCTGCCTTCCTGAATTCAGCAGGCACCGTGCATTCCTTGACCGAAAACACGCCTGCACCCGGCTGGCAGGCGCCCTTCGCCCAGCGCCCACATGCCAAC
The DNA window shown above is from Pulveribacter suum and carries:
- a CDS encoding glycosyltransferase family 2 protein, with protein sequence MRIAVAIPCYKVTQHVLGVIEAIGPEVHAIYAVDDACPVGSGRFIEENNCDPRVRVLYNPENRGVGGAIVTAYKAALADGMDIVVKIDGDGQMDPTLLPLFVRPLLRGQADYTKGNRFYRPESVQGMPPVRLFGNAVLSFLTKLSCGYWNVMDPTNGYTAVRTCVLAELPLDKLERRYFFETDMLFRLNTVRAVVQDVPMDAIYADEESNLNVSRVLPEFLRKHLSRLGRRYVYNYLVRDFNVGTLYSLFAALLLMAGAVFGGWHWIVSNSTNHPATSGTVMLAALPILIGIQCLIAFLHYDVSNVPSEPVSLSLQDLPS
- a CDS encoding EamA family transporter is translated as MSLSLSLFTLLCVVGISIGQLLFKKAAAALPAALSLGAVVTNGWLLAALALYGVTTLAWIWVLRHAPLHLAYPFMGLAFLIVPTLAWLLLGEPLHWRTLAGGALIMAGVALASTS